AAAACCTGTTCACGGGCCTCGACCTTCGGGCCCTGGGTTTCCGCTGTGTCGAGCATGTGCCGACGCAAGCCGCGACGCATATCGTGCTGCGCAAGGACTGAGCCTTCCGCCAGCGGCGCATGGCATATTCATGGCATAGACGAGGCGAAAGGTGTTATGGGACTCCTGACTTTCAGTATCAACGTCAGCTTGGACGGCTGTATCGACCATGAAGTGGGCATCGCCGACGACGAGACCCACGCCTTCTTTACCCACCTCATGGACGAAGCCGGGGCGATGCTATGGGGCCGCCTTACTTACGAAATGATGGAGCGTTACTGGCCAGCGGTCGCCTGCGGCGCCGTGGACGCGCCGCCGGCAATGCGGGAGTGGGCCGTCAAGCTGGAGGCCAAGCCAAAGTACGTGGTGTCGTCGACACGAACGGACTTCCCATGGACCAACAGCCACCACATCGCCGGCGATTTACGCTCGGGCGTCCAAAAGCTCAAGGACGCAACCCCGAACGGCGTGCTGCTCGGCAGCGGCAAACTGGCGACCGCATTGGAGCGGCTGGATTTGATTGACGAG
This window of the Massilia sp. WG5 genome carries:
- a CDS encoding dihydrofolate reductase family protein, with product MGLLTFSINVSLDGCIDHEVGIADDETHAFFTHLMDEAGAMLWGRLTYEMMERYWPAVACGAVDAPPAMREWAVKLEAKPKYVVSSTRTDFPWTNSHHIAGDLRSGVQKLKDATPNGVLLGSGKLATALERLDLIDEYRFLVHPRLAGHGPTLYGSGLPGTRRLALISAQPLHNGTVAMHYRRAP